In Rosa chinensis cultivar Old Blush chromosome 1, RchiOBHm-V2, whole genome shotgun sequence, a genomic segment contains:
- the LOC112181733 gene encoding pentatricopeptide repeat-containing protein At4g38010: protein MCMFLWEFPFHHFCPLLKFLSESLSFINLQLAQNEIFIVDTSSTMHSLKWVLLDLIGKCKTLSCFKQIHAKTVTSGLACNELVATNVVNFLGKSVTHFDYACDFLKQVDWRVNSFPFNMLISGYANGENAGEAVLVYRRIVRDGFMPDMFTIPAVLKSCVKFLGMGEGRQVHGVVVKMGFQWDVYVQNSLVHFYSVCGDCGSASKVFDEMRVRDVVSWTGLVSGHVKAGLFGEAVSLFLRMDVKPNVATFVSVVVACGRMGYLNVGKGVHGLILKHSLGMDLVVGNAVVDMYVKCESLCEAKRVFDELPERDIVSWTSLISGYVQCKRPRESLDLFCSMQTMGIEPDKIILSSVLSACASLGALDYGRWVHEYIDRKGIKWDVHIGTAMIDMYSKCGCINMALRTFSELPCGNVSTWNALLGGLAMHGHGHEALKKFEEMTRSGIRPNAVTFLAVLTACCHSGLIDEGRGYFHQMISTPHNLSPRLEHYGCMVDLLCRAGLLVEAQKLINTMPMQPDVLILGALLSACKAKNDAELSQEILDRLLQLEWQDSGVYVLLSNIFAANKRWADATRIRRLMKKRGIQKAPGSSVIEVDGKAHEFLVGDTSHPQNEDIHVVLDILANTSQS, encoded by the coding sequence ATGTGTATGTTCCTCTGGGAATTCCCATTTCACCATTTCTGTCCACTTTTGAAGTTTCTCTCAGAATCTCTCAGCTTCATTAACCTTCAACTCGCTCAAAATGAAATCTTTATAGTTGATACAAGCAGTACTATGCATTCTCTGAAATGGGTTCTCTTGGATTTGATTGGTAAATGCAAAACCTTGAGTTGCTTCAAGCAAATCCATGCAAAGACTGTAACTTCAGGCCTGGCTTGCAATGAATTGGTTGCCACCAATGTTGTTAACTTCTTGGGAAAATCTGTTACCCATTTCGATTACGCTTGTGATTTTCTGAAACAAGTTGATTGGCGTgtgaactcttttccgtttAACATGTTGATCTCTGGCTATGCTAATGGTGAAAATGCAGGGGAGGCGGTTTTGGTTTATAGAAGGATAGTTAGAGATGGGTTTATGCCTGATATGTTTACTATTCCGGCGGTTTTGAAATCTTGTGTTAAGTTTTTGGGGATGGGAGAGGGTAGACAGGTCCATGGTGTGGTTGTGAAGATGGGTTTTCAGTGGGATGTGTATGTTCAGAACTCGCTTGTGCATTTCTATAGTGTTTGTGGTGATTGTGGTAGTGCTAGtaaggtgtttgatgaaatgcgtGTGAGGGATGTGGTGTCTTGGACTGGTTTGGTGTCCGGGCATGTGAAGGCAGGGTTGTTTGGTGAGGCTGTGTCTTTGTTTTTGAGGATGGATGTGAAGCCGAATGTGGCGACTTTTGTTAGTGTGGTTGTGGCTTGCGGGCGGATGGGGTATTTGAATGTGGGGAAGGGGGTTCATGGATTGATTTTGAAGCATTCGTTGGGGATGGACTTGGTGGTGGGCAATGCTGTTGTGGATATGTATGTTAAGTGTGAGAGTTTGTGCGAGGCAAAGCGGGTTTTTGATGAGCTTCCCGAAAGGGACATTGTGTCTTGGACTAGCTTGATAAGTGGATACGTGCAGTGTAAACGTCCGAGGGAGTCACTAGATTTGTTTTGCAGCATGCAGACTATGGGAATAGAGCCTGATAAGATTATACTTTCCAGTGTGCTTTCAGCTTGTGCCAGTCTTGGGGCTCTTGATTATGGTAGATGGGTCCATGAGTATATTGATCGTAAGGGTATCAAATGGGACGTACATATTGGAACAGCTATGATTGACATGTATTCCAAGTGTGGCTGTATAAATATGGCATTGCGTACTTTCAGTGAATTGCCTTGCGGGAATGTCTCTACTTGGAATGCACTGCTAGGTGGTTTAGCCATGCATGGACATGGGCACGAGGCACTCAAAAAGTTTGAAGAAATGACTAGGTCTGGCATCAGGCCAAATGCAGTTACTTTTCTAGCTGTATTGACAGCTTGCTGCCATTCTGGTTTGATTGATGAAGGCCGCGGGTACTTTCATCAGATGATAAGTACACCTCATAATCTCTCTCCAAGATTAGAACACTATGGATGCATGGTTGATCTGCTCTGTCGGGCTGGACTCCTCGTTGAAGCTCAGAAATTGATAAACACTATGCCAATGCAACCTGATGTGCTGATATTGGGAGCTCTTCTAAGTGCTTGCAAGGCCAAAAATGATGCTGAGCTCTCTCAAGAAATATTAGACCGTCTCCTGCAACTTGAGTGGCAAGATAGTGGGGTTTATGTGCTTCTATCAAACATTTTTGCTGCTAATAAAAGATGGGCTGATGCGACAAGGATAAGGAGGTTGATGAAAAAGAGAGGTATACAGAAGGCCCCTGGCTCAAGTGTCATAGAGGTGGACGGTAAGGCTCACGAATTTTTGGTTGGGGATACTAGCCACCCTCAGAATGAGGATATACATGTAGTGTTAGACATCCTTGCTAATACAAGCCAATCTTAA
- the LOC121050952 gene encoding uncharacterized protein LOC121050952, whose translation MTSFLICKVRGRVEKENSIIHLPPLRLIKEIDMSRVRHERYVYKATISADPVLNANECIVVVITQPGYQLAFIRLGKDRAWSYIDGRARGRGFDEVIFLGGKFYGVRNNSRLLSLEITRFSFNRKLAARSLRRDHTIKSYLVYSNKKELLMVERHISFDRKNDMRTTSKFIIYKLNFDECKWTKKNSLGGETLFLGDNSSFSVISSSFPGCLRNCIYFTHDYDCFRSKFGPRGPNDFGVYVVEDESFLSIDSTKASMLVKMSLQPSIWILPTFQL comes from the exons ATGACAAGCTTCTTGATTTGCAA GGTTAGAGGGAgggtagaaaaagaaaattctatCATTCATCTTCCTCCGTTGCGACTCATCAAAGAGATAGATATGTCTAGAGTGAGACATGAGCGTTATGTTTACAAGGCTACGATTTCAGCAGACCCAGTATTAAATGCAAATGAGTGCATTGTTGTTGTCATCACTCAACCGGGCTATCAGTTGGCTTTTATTAGACTTGGTAAAGATAGAGCTTGGAGTTATATTGATGGACGCGCACGTGGTCGTGGATTTGATGAAGTCATTTTTCTGGGAGGTAAGTTTTATGGTGTTCGAAATAATAGCAGACTTTTATCTCTCGAAATTACTAGGTTCAGTTTCAATCGAAAATTAGCTGCACGCAGCCTTCGACGAGATCACACCATAAAGAGTTATCTTGTGTATTCAAATAAGAAAGAATTGTTGATGGTTGAAAGACACATTAGCTTTGATCGGAAGAATGACATGCGTACAACATCAAAATTCATAATTTAcaaattgaattttgatgagtGTAAGTGGACCAAGAAAAACAGTTTAGGTGGTGAAACACTCTTCCTAGGTGATAACTCTTCGTTTTCGGTAATCTCTTCAAGTTTTCCAGGATGTCTACGGAATTGCATATACTTTACTCATGATTATGATTGTTTTAGAAGTAAATTTGGGCCTCGTGGTCCTAATGATTTTGGTGTGTATGTTGTAGAAGATGAAAGCTTTCTATCTATTGACAGCACAAAGGCTTCAATGCTAGTGAAGATGAGTCTTCAACCATCAATCTGGATTTTGCCAACGTTTCAGCTGTGA
- the LOC112170983 gene encoding molybdenum cofactor sulfurase: MQSPCLKEVTEVCLSGCCSSRSSPLFKSTASHDTASKSGSTSAACRRDFAAKTSSSIFPNTQFTNHESIPSLQKSFSDFTRAYPRYYETAEVDQIRAQEYYHLTQSNHTCLDYIGIGLFSSSQLHKQESSKQKVPSTSTSRLPSPPQNSDYPFFSISYKTGNLKTELLHGGHESELESAMRRRIMRFLNISENDYSMVFTANRTSAFKLVAESYPYKTSRKLLSVYDYESEAVESMINSSEKRGAQVMSAEFSWPRLRIQSEKLRKMIGSKKKKKKKRGVFVFPVHSRVTGSRYPYIWMTIAQENGWHVLVDACALGPKDMDSFGLSLFQPDFLISSFYKVYGENPSGFACLFVKKSAIPVLEASTSTGIVNLVPAQEFLQIGGDSSDTEVEEISRLRLQEDILDISRSFSGLISNHSHRGTPTKRLEQGELSDSAEDGANSEELEISGESERLAKSSKNGNQEVVCRSLDQVDSLGLILITNRARYLINWLVSSLRKLKHPNSEGVPLVRIYGPKIKYDRGPALAFNVFDWKGEKVEPVLVQKLADRNNISLSYGFLHHIWFSDKYAEERGRVLERRDSGAKGMAANKLKAKSGSGISVVTAALGFVSNFEDIYRLWAFVAQFLDADFVEKERWRYTALNQKTIEV; this comes from the coding sequence atgcAATCACCTTGCCTGAAAGAGGTCACAGAagtatgcctcagcggctgCTGCTCCTCCCGCTCCTCCCCCTTATTCAAGTCCACAGCATCTCACGACACCGCCTCAAAGTCTGGAAGCACTTCTGCAGCTTGCCGTCGTGACTTTGCAGCCAAAACTTCATCATCCATCTTCCCAAACACCCAGTTCACCAACCATGAGTCTATACCATCCTTGCAAAAGTCCTTCTCTGACTTCACCAGGGCTTATCCGAGATACTATGAGACAGCAGAAGTGGACCAGATACGAGCTCAGGAGTACTACCATCTCACACAATCCAATCATACCTGCCTTGATTATATAGGCATCGGTCTCTTCTCGTCTTCCCAGCTGCACAAACAGGAATCATCAAAACAAAAGGTACCATCTACATCCACTTCTCGACTGCCATCACCGCCCCAAAATTCAGATTACCCTTTCTTTAGTATATCCTACAAGACTGGGAATCTCAAGACGGAGCTTCTTCATGGCGGCCATGAATCAGAGCTGGAATCTGCAATGAGaagaagaataatgagatttcTTAACATTTCAGAAAATGATTACAGCATGGTTTTCACCGCCAACAGAACATCAGCTTTCAAACTTGTAGCAGAATCTTACCCATACAAAACTAGTAGAAAGCTTCTGTCAGTTTATGACTATGAGAGCGAGGCAGTGGAATCAATGATTAACAGCTCGGAAAAGAGAGGCGCCCAGGTCATGTCAGCAGAGTTTTCATGGCCAAGGCTGAGGATTCAGTCAGAAAAATTGAGGAAGATGATAGGgagtaagaagaagaagaaaaagaaaagaggggtTTTTGTCTTCCCAGTACATTCCAGAGTTACAGGTTCTAGATATCCTTATATATGGATGACTATAGCACAGGAGAATGGGTGGCACGTCTTGGTTGATGCTTGTGCCTTAGGACCAAAGGATATGGATAGCTTCGGCCTCTCTCTTTTTCAGCCAGATTTCCTCATTTCTTCTTTCTACAAGGTTTATGGGGAAAACCCATCTGGCTTTGCATGCCTCTTTGTCAAGAAATCAGCTATTCCAGTGCTGGAAGCATCTACAAGTACAGGGATTGTAAACCTTGTCCCAGCACAGGAGTTTCTTCAAATAGGAGGGGACTCCTCTGACACGGAAGTTGAAGAGATATCTAGACTTCGTTTGCAAGAAGATATATTAGATATATCACGTTCTTTCTCTGGTCTGATATCAAATCACAGTCATCGGGGAACACCTACGAAAAGGTTAGAACAAGGAGAACTCTCTGACAGTGCAGAAGATGGTGCAAACTCAGAAGAACTGGAAATTTCAGGAGAATCAGAAAGGCTTGCCAAGAGCAGCAAAAATGGGAATCAAGAGGTTGTATGCAGGAGCTTGGATCAAGTGGATTCTCTGGGGTTAATACTGATCACTAACAGGGCAAGGTACCTGATAAATTGGTTGGTGAGTTCATTGAGAAAGCTTAAGCATCCTAACTCAGAGGGAGTTCCTTTGGTCAGAATCTACGGACCAAAGATCAAATATGACCGGGGACCAGCTctagcattcaatgtatttgatTGGAAGGGTGAAAAGGTTGAGCCTGTTCTTGTCCAGAAACTTGCTGATAGAAACAACATTTCTCTTAGCTACGGATTCTTACACCATATCTGGTTCTCAGATAAGTATGctgaagagagaggaagagtcCTAGAGAGAAGAGATAGTGGAGCAAAAGGAATGGCTGCAAACAAGTTGAAGGCAAAATCTGGTTCAGGAATAAGTGTGGTTACAGCTGCACTCGGGTTTGTATCGAATTTTGAAGACATATACAGGCTTTGGGCTTTTGTTGCACAGTTCCTAGATGCAGATTTTGTGGAGAAGGAGAGATGGAGATATACAGCTCTTAATCAGAAAACCATTGAAGTTTAA